The Chryseobacterium oranimense genome contains the following window.
TGAGGGCTTTATTAAAATTTCGCTCACCAGGGAAGAAATTGCCAACATAATTGGTACTGCCACCGAAAGTGCCATCCGTTTAATCTCTGAATTCAAACAGGACAGTCTCATAGAAGTGGACGGAAGAAACATCAAAATATTGAACCACGACAAACTGATGAAACTAGGTCACGTAGTTTTATAAACATCATACAACAACTTAAGTCGGCGAAAGCCGACTTTTTAACTTTTAAAAAATAGATAAATTATGTCTGTTCACTCTGAAATTAAAAAAGTTACGACTGAAACCTTGCGAAAAATGAAATTCGACAAGGAAAAGATAACAATGCTTACTGCATACGATTTTACCACTGCCAAGATGGTAGATGCAGGCGGGGTTGATGCCATTCTGATCGGAGATTCTGCGGCCAATGTTATGGCGGGCTTTGAAACTACATTGCCCATCACATTAGACCAGATGATTTACCATTCCCAAAGTGTGGTAAGAGGAACGGACAGAGCTCTTGTCGTAGCTGATCTTCCATTCGGAACTTATCAGAGTAATCCTGAAAAAGCATTGGAGTCCGCTGTAAGAATGATGAAGGAAGGAGGAGCGCATGCTGTAAAAATTGAAGGAGGAAAAGAGATTTCTAAATCTATTAAAAAAATCATCAACGCAGGAATTCCGGTAATGGGACATTTAGGATTGACTCCACAGTCGATCTATAAATTCGGAACCTATAAAGTAAGAGCCAAAGATGAAGCAGAAGCGGAGAAATTAATTTCTGATGCGCAGCTTTTAGAAGAATTAGGCTGTTTTGCTGTTGTTCTGGAGAAAATTCCAGCTGACTTGGCTAAAAAAGTATCCGAAAGTATTTCCATTCCTACAATTGGAATAGGAGCAGGCCCCGACTGTGACGGACAGGTTCTTGTATACCACGATATGGTTGGAATGAATAAAGGTTTCAGTCCTAAATTTTTAAGAAGATATCTTGACCTGTACACAGAAATTACCGGAGCTGTTGCCCAATACGTAAAAGATGTAAAAAGTGTTGAGTTCCCTAATGAAAATGAAAGCTACTAATTGATGCAGAATCAACAGACTATTCAGGGGATTTTATCAATTGCAGCCATTATATGTATGGTGATTGGCTGGTTTAATTTATTTTCTCCGGAGATCAATAACCTTCTTTACAAAAAAGTTTTTTATGTGTTAATCGGAGCGAGTTTTTTCGTTCAGGCCCCTATGCTTATCAATAAAAACTTCATGTATGCTATGTATGGGGCAGCTGTACTCTGTGTAGGAGGTGCATTTTTGCCGGAAGATTCTAAACTTGTAATGCTTAAAACAATCGGTCTTTTTGTAGGAGTAGCTATTTCCCTTACCAACAGGCCAAGGCGTTCATAAGATATGGAGGAGCAGATTGTATATGAAGACAACCATCTTTTGGTAGTCAACAAAAAAGTAGGACAGCTTGTTCAGGGCGACAAAACCGGTGATGAATCTTTACTGGAGTCCATTAAAAATTTTATAAAAAAAAGAGATGCCAAGCCTGGAAATGTTTTTCTGGGTTTGGTTCACCGTATAGACAGGCCTACTTCGGGGCTGGTTATTTATGCCAAAACTTCCAAAGCGCTTTCCCGTCTTACACAGATGGTAAAAAACAGGGAGGTTAAGAAAACTTACTGGGCTGTTGTGGGAAAAGAAATGATCCCTCAAAGCCAAAGACTCGTTCATTATCTGAAGAAAAATGAAAAGAATAATAAGGCTATTGTTTTCCCAAAAGCAACAGAAGGCGCAAAAGAAGCAATCCTGACTTACCATGTAATTAAAACACTTGATAATTATATGCTTCTTGAAATTGATCTTGAAACCGGAAGACATCACCAGATCCGCGCCCAGCTCTCAAAGACTGGAGTTCCGATAAAAGGAGATCTGAAATACGGGGCACCCCGCTCCAATCCCGATGGAGGAATCAATCTTCATGCAAGGAAACTGGAATTTATTCATCCCGTCACTAAAAAAAGCATTGAAATTATAGCCCCGGTTCCGCAAAATGATGCAATCTGGAGAGCTTGTGAAGAATAAAATGATCCTGCGATTTTTGCAGGATTTTTTTTGCCCATTCTGAAAAAATGTCTAACTTCGTCACAACTTTAGGGGTGTCTGTAGATTTACAGACTGAGACTTTACCCTTTGAACCTGATCTGGATTATACCAGCGTAGGGAAAAGTAAATGACTTTTGCTGTACATTCTATTGTACAATAAGAGCCATTCCTAAAGTATATAAAAAATTAGGAATGGAACTTACAATCAACCACACAACGAAAACATTTGAAGTACTTCCCGGCAATCTGGAAGCACTCATGGCTATGGAAATACCCGGAAAGAAAAAAGGGATTGCTGTAGCTCTCAACAACCGTATTATTCCACTGTCTGCCTGGGCAGAAACACTCCTTAGAGACAAAGATTCAATTTTAATCATTACTGCCACCCAGGGTGGATAATTCTCATTAATAAAACAAAAACTTATGGCTCATTCAATCACCTGTTCGCCATTTCCGAACGCCAAGAAAATTTATGTTGAAGGAAAAATACATCCTGTCAGCGTAGCAATGCGTGAGATTCATCTCAGCCCTACCAGGCTGAGCAATGGAACCTTGGAAGATAATCCGCCGGTAACCATTTATGATACTTCGGGTCCTTACACGGATGAAAATGCATCCATTGATATCATGAAAGGACTACCGAGAATCAGGGAACAATGGATCCTGGACAGAAAAGATGTGGATATCCTGAACGGAATCACTTCGGAATACGGAAAAGCCCGTCTCGCAGACCCACGTCTTGATGACCTGCGCTTTGCCTACGATCACAAACCGAAAGTAGCCAAAGAAGGCTTTGAACTTACGCAGCTCTATTATGCAAAACAGGGAATCATTACTGCTGAAATGGAATATGTAGCGATCAGGGAAAATCAGAGGATTGAGCAGCTGGAATCCGTTTCCAGTGAAATGGCATGCCAGCATCCCGGAAACAGTTTTGGAGCCAATACCCCCAAAAGTAAAATCACCCCTGAATTTGTAAGGGATGAAATTGCTGCCGGAAGAGCGATTATTCCGAATAACATTAATCACCCGGAAAGTGAACCGATGATCATCGGGCGTAATTTTCTGGTTAAAATTAATGCCAATATCGGGAACAGTGCCGTTTCATCCAGTATTGAAGAAGAAGTGGAAAAAGCAGTTTGGGCCTGCCGATGGGGAGCAGATACCATCATGGATCTTTCTACAGGGAAAAACATCCATGAAACAAGAGAGTGGATCATCAGGAACAGCCCGGTTCCTATTGGTACCGTTCCCATTTACCAGGCTCTGGAAAAAGTAAAAGGTGTTCCCGAAGATCTTACCTGGGAAGTTTTTAAAGATACTTTGATTGAGCAGGCAGAGCAGGGAGTATCCTATTTTACCATTCATGCGGGAGTTTTATTAAGATACATTCACCTTACGGCGAAAAGAGTAACAGGAATTGTGTCAAGAGGAGGTTCCATCATGGCCAAATGGTGCCTTTACCATCATAAAGAAAACTTTCTGTACACCCATTTCGAAGAGATTTGCGAGATCATGAAGAAATATGATGTAGCTTTTTCACTGGGAGACGGCCTTCGTCCCGGGTCTATTGCAGATGCCAATGATGCCGCCCAGTTTGCAGAACTGGAAACTTTAGGCGAACTGACTAAAATTGCCTGGAAACACAACGTGCAGGTGATGATAGAGGGTCCTGGTCACGTACCAATGCATATGATCAAGGAAAATATGGATAAGCAGCTGGAAGTATGCCAGGAAGCACCGTTTTACACTTTAGGTCCTTTGACGACAGATATCGCACCGGGCTACGACCATATTACTTCCGGAATAGGGGCAGCGATGATCGGCTGGTTCGGATGTGCAATGCTTTGCTATGTAACTCCGAAAGAACATTTGGGCCTTCCCAACAAAGAAGATGTAAAAGTAGGTGTTATCACTTACAAATTAGCTGCCCATGCTGCAGATCTGGCGAAAGGCCATCCCGGAGCGCAATACAGGGACAATGCATTAAGTAAAGCCAGATTTGAGTTCCGTTGGGAAGACCAGTTCAACCTTTCATTAGATCCAGATACAGCCAGAGCTTATCATGATGAAACGCTTCCGGCAGAAGGAGCAAAAATTGCTCATTTCTGTTCCATGTGCGGGCCGAAATTCTGCTCTATGAAAATTACCCAGGAAATCCGCGATTCTGCAGAAAAAGGAATGCTGGATAAATCCCAGGAATTTATAGAAAAAGGAAAAGAAATTTATATATGATCCTCGTTATCACTCCCGAAACAATAATTCAAAACGAAACAGAGATTATCAACCAAATGTTTCAGGAAGGATTGGATCTGCTT
Protein-coding sequences here:
- the panB gene encoding 3-methyl-2-oxobutanoate hydroxymethyltransferase, translated to MSVHSEIKKVTTETLRKMKFDKEKITMLTAYDFTTAKMVDAGGVDAILIGDSAANVMAGFETTLPITLDQMIYHSQSVVRGTDRALVVADLPFGTYQSNPEKALESAVRMMKEGGAHAVKIEGGKEISKSIKKIINAGIPVMGHLGLTPQSIYKFGTYKVRAKDEAEAEKLISDAQLLEELGCFAVVLEKIPADLAKKVSESISIPTIGIGAGPDCDGQVLVYHDMVGMNKGFSPKFLRRYLDLYTEITGAVAQYVKDVKSVEFPNENESY
- the thiC gene encoding phosphomethylpyrimidine synthase ThiC, whose amino-acid sequence is MAHSITCSPFPNAKKIYVEGKIHPVSVAMREIHLSPTRLSNGTLEDNPPVTIYDTSGPYTDENASIDIMKGLPRIREQWILDRKDVDILNGITSEYGKARLADPRLDDLRFAYDHKPKVAKEGFELTQLYYAKQGIITAEMEYVAIRENQRIEQLESVSSEMACQHPGNSFGANTPKSKITPEFVRDEIAAGRAIIPNNINHPESEPMIIGRNFLVKINANIGNSAVSSSIEEEVEKAVWACRWGADTIMDLSTGKNIHETREWIIRNSPVPIGTVPIYQALEKVKGVPEDLTWEVFKDTLIEQAEQGVSYFTIHAGVLLRYIHLTAKRVTGIVSRGGSIMAKWCLYHHKENFLYTHFEEICEIMKKYDVAFSLGDGLRPGSIADANDAAQFAELETLGELTKIAWKHNVQVMIEGPGHVPMHMIKENMDKQLEVCQEAPFYTLGPLTTDIAPGYDHITSGIGAAMIGWFGCAMLCYVTPKEHLGLPNKEDVKVGVITYKLAAHAADLAKGHPGAQYRDNALSKARFEFRWEDQFNLSLDPDTARAYHDETLPAEGAKIAHFCSMCGPKFCSMKITQEIRDSAEKGMLDKSQEFIEKGKEIYI
- the thiS gene encoding sulfur carrier protein ThiS; translation: MELTINHTTKTFEVLPGNLEALMAMEIPGKKKGIAVALNNRIIPLSAWAETLLRDKDSILIITATQGG
- a CDS encoding RluA family pseudouridine synthase — protein: MEEQIVYEDNHLLVVNKKVGQLVQGDKTGDESLLESIKNFIKKRDAKPGNVFLGLVHRIDRPTSGLVIYAKTSKALSRLTQMVKNREVKKTYWAVVGKEMIPQSQRLVHYLKKNEKNNKAIVFPKATEGAKEAILTYHVIKTLDNYMLLEIDLETGRHHQIRAQLSKTGVPIKGDLKYGAPRSNPDGGINLHARKLEFIHPVTKKSIEIIAPVPQNDAIWRACEE